The following proteins are co-located in the Armatimonadota bacterium genome:
- a CDS encoding peptide transporter → MDQPEKFEEGFDIKAVVGALFVGFVMMPGAIYLGLVAGRSLGPAAEWTTVILFTEVARRSFVTLKRQEVYILFYIASALASTGHGGLQLAGGAFAGKMWDQYFVRSPAAKGMGIANEIPSWVVPGPDSEAILQRTFLHPDWLIPSLLLLLGTVLGRFNSWGLGYFLFRLTSDYQKLPFPFAAISAQGSTALAEASSKEETWRWRTFSIGAMIGLVFGAFYVGIPTFTGAIMSKPLQLLPIPWVDLTRNTEQILPAMPTGFVTDLGSIGSGFVVPFWAVVGGFLSALLTLVFNPYMHKIGVLSSWQAGMGTIETQFANRIDFYFSFGIGIAFAVFVVSMYLIVAIFRENLRKQREEGGQGTKGSWTPPPGRGDIPTWLSLTLFAVSTIAYIYLCWLLVPRFPLFYVILFGFVVTPIQSIIDATMIGMTGQYVGVPMVREATIIFSGYKGVDIWFAPIPLSDFGGMAQHFRVIELTGTKITSMIKAELVIWPITIFCSLLFWQFVWRLAPIPSVYYPYAQKMWHLSALERGLWLTSTVNPERSVFYRAWNKNIAIGGFVFGTLFYYILAAFKLPTMLVFGMVRGLGTLPHFVFPEMVGALISQYYFVPRYGARRWKQYATVLMAGYSCGMGLVGMGTVAIAMISKSVSQMPY, encoded by the coding sequence ATGGATCAGCCGGAGAAGTTCGAGGAGGGTTTCGACATCAAAGCCGTCGTCGGCGCCCTCTTCGTCGGCTTCGTCATGATGCCCGGCGCCATCTACCTCGGGCTCGTGGCCGGCCGGTCACTGGGTCCCGCGGCGGAGTGGACCACCGTCATCCTCTTCACAGAGGTTGCCAGGCGGTCCTTCGTCACCCTCAAGCGCCAGGAGGTCTATATCCTCTTCTACATCGCGTCGGCCCTGGCCAGTACGGGACACGGCGGCCTGCAGCTTGCAGGCGGCGCTTTCGCGGGAAAGATGTGGGACCAGTACTTCGTCCGATCTCCCGCGGCCAAAGGAATGGGAATTGCCAACGAGATTCCGTCCTGGGTCGTGCCTGGGCCCGATTCCGAAGCCATTCTGCAGCGAACGTTTCTCCACCCTGACTGGCTCATACCGAGCCTGCTCCTGCTGCTTGGCACCGTCCTCGGCCGCTTCAACAGCTGGGGCCTGGGTTACTTCCTGTTCCGCCTGACCTCGGACTATCAGAAGCTGCCCTTCCCCTTCGCGGCCATTTCTGCGCAGGGCTCCACCGCTCTCGCGGAAGCCTCGAGCAAGGAGGAGACCTGGCGCTGGCGCACCTTCTCCATCGGCGCAATGATCGGACTGGTCTTCGGCGCGTTCTACGTGGGTATCCCTACCTTCACCGGCGCCATCATGAGCAAGCCGCTGCAGCTTCTGCCGATCCCGTGGGTAGATCTCACCCGAAACACCGAGCAGATACTGCCGGCCATGCCCACAGGCTTTGTGACCGACCTCGGTTCCATCGGGTCCGGGTTCGTCGTGCCTTTCTGGGCAGTCGTAGGCGGGTTCCTTTCGGCGCTCCTGACCCTTGTCTTCAACCCGTACATGCACAAGATCGGTGTCCTCAGCAGCTGGCAGGCAGGTATGGGCACCATTGAGACCCAGTTTGCCAACCGTATCGACTTCTACTTCTCCTTCGGAATCGGTATCGCGTTCGCCGTCTTTGTAGTCAGCATGTACCTTATCGTCGCCATCTTCCGGGAGAACCTGCGGAAGCAGAGAGAGGAGGGCGGGCAGGGCACCAAGGGGAGCTGGACGCCACCACCGGGACGGGGCGACATTCCCACGTGGTTGTCACTGACCCTGTTCGCCGTCTCGACCATTGCCTACATCTACCTGTGCTGGCTCCTGGTGCCACGTTTCCCGCTGTTCTACGTAATCCTGTTCGGGTTCGTGGTCACGCCGATTCAGTCGATCATTGATGCGACGATGATCGGCATGACCGGCCAGTACGTGGGCGTCCCGATGGTGCGCGAAGCGACCATCATCTTCAGCGGCTATAAGGGCGTCGATATCTGGTTCGCGCCCATTCCATTGTCTGACTTCGGCGGCATGGCCCAGCATTTCCGGGTCATCGAGCTGACGGGCACGAAGATCACCAGTATGATCAAAGCCGAGCTGGTCATCTGGCCCATCACTATCTTCTGCAGCCTGCTCTTCTGGCAGTTTGTGTGGCGCCTTGCGCCGATCCCGTCCGTCTACTACCCCTACGCCCAGAAAATGTGGCACCTTTCGGCGCTGGAACGCGGCCTGTGGCTCACGTCAACGGTGAACCCCGAGCGCAGCGTTTTCTACCGCGCCTGGAACAAGAATATCGCAATCGGTGGGTTTGTCTTCGGGACCCTCTTCTACTACATACTGGCGGCCTTCAAACTGCCCACTATGCTGGTCTTCGGCATGGTTCGTGGCTTGGGGACCCTTCCACACTTCGTGTTCCCGGAGATGGTCGGGGCGCTGATCAGCCAGTACTACTTCGTGCCGCGCTACGGCGCGCGCCGCTGGAAGCAGTATGCGACGGTTCTCATGGCCGGGTACTCGTGCGGGATGGGGCTCGTGGGCATGGGCACGGTGGCCATCGCGATGATCAGTAAGTCCGTCTCCCAGATGCCCTACTAG